Proteins encoded by one window of Camelus bactrianus isolate YW-2024 breed Bactrian camel chromosome 9, ASM4877302v1, whole genome shotgun sequence:
- the C9H19orf85 gene encoding uncharacterized protein C19orf85 homolog encodes MHPGAPAAPGISEPGPRELCAFVSGAAAHILRTLHPRRTRPPKRRPNHRRFLHNQICRQFAKIEAATQRLTMSILSQEAPPRRQPPQRPPPPPPSPFLGVACAVAPTEAPYASPSLSLAALDASTLDLFDDIALTPECPSVPSEQSHCALPGQLDLRQDPYFCDPLLPTPHALGGAGELLALHGGWGGRWETPWACHSQGTLEGGGTCPP; translated from the exons ATGCACCCCGGGGCTCCTGCAGCCCCTGGAATCTCTGAGCCAGGGCCCCGGGAGCTGTGTGCTTTTGTGAGCGGGGCAGCTGCCCACATACTGCGCACCCTGCACCCCCGTCGGACCCGGCCCCCAAAAAGGAGGCCCAACCACAGGAGGTTCCTGCACAACCAGATCTgcag GCAGTTTGCCAAGATTGAAGCTGCCACTCAGCGCCTAACCATGTCCATCCTGTCCCAGGAAGCACCTCCCCGGAGACAACCACCCCAAAggccacctccaccacctccatcCCCCTTCCTGGGGGTGGCCTGTGCTGTGGCCCCCACTGAGGCACCCTATGCCAGCCCCAGCCTGAGTCTCGCTGCCCTGGATGCCTCCACCCTCGACCTCTTTGATGACATTGCACTCACCCCAGAGTGTCCCTCAGTGCCATCTGAACAGTCCCATTGTGCACTGCCAGGCCAGCTAGACTTGAGGCAGGACCCATACTTCTGTGATCCCCTGCTCCCTACCCCGCATGCCCTGGGGGGAGCGGGGGAGCTCTTGGCTCTCCATGGGGgttggggaggcaggtgggagacGCCTTGGGCTTGCCATTCTCAGGGGACCCTTGAAGGCGGGGGCACCTGTCCCCCATGA